A stretch of the Symmachiella macrocystis genome encodes the following:
- a CDS encoding glycosyltransferase — translation MHVLFVHNNFPAQFGHIARHLVQNKGFECSFVCEHPSADVDGVRRIQYQAKGGATKATHYCSRTFENATWHAWGVYEAMKAHPEIKPDLIVGHSGFGSTLWLTDLYDRPIINYFEYYYRGHGSDLDYRPEYPAKDMSILRSRARNAMILLDLQTCTRGYSPTNWQRELFPDEYQPKLETIFDGIDTDLWHRRDVPRKIANRDIPADTKIVTYVSRGFESMRGFDIFMKVAKRICDVRSDVIFVVVGSDRVAYGGDLNHIEEQSFREHVLKQDNYDLSRFIFTGRIPTPDLVNVLSLSDLHIYLTVPFVLSWSLMNALSVGCTVLASDTAPVQEMIEHEKNGLLAGFADVDALTAQAMKVLDDPAAFRHLGQAGMEMIQEHYSLEKKTPQLLDLFERTVNEASRS, via the coding sequence ATGCATGTGTTGTTTGTTCATAACAATTTCCCCGCTCAGTTCGGGCATATCGCCCGGCATTTGGTGCAGAACAAAGGGTTTGAATGTTCGTTTGTTTGTGAACATCCTTCCGCCGATGTCGATGGGGTGCGGCGGATTCAGTATCAGGCCAAAGGGGGGGCGACCAAGGCGACGCACTATTGCAGTCGCACATTTGAAAATGCGACTTGGCATGCTTGGGGTGTCTACGAAGCGATGAAGGCGCACCCGGAAATCAAACCCGATTTGATCGTCGGGCACAGTGGGTTTGGTTCGACGCTGTGGCTGACCGATTTGTACGATCGTCCGATTATTAATTACTTCGAATACTATTACCGCGGGCATGGGTCTGACCTCGACTATCGACCGGAGTACCCCGCCAAAGATATGAGCATTTTGCGGTCGCGGGCTCGTAATGCCATGATCCTGCTCGACCTGCAAACCTGCACGCGAGGCTACTCGCCCACGAATTGGCAACGCGAACTCTTCCCGGACGAGTATCAGCCCAAATTGGAAACGATTTTCGACGGCATCGACACCGACCTGTGGCATCGCCGCGACGTCCCCCGCAAAATCGCCAACCGCGATATCCCCGCCGACACCAAGATCGTGACTTATGTCTCTCGTGGCTTCGAATCGATGCGGGGCTTTGACATTTTTATGAAGGTCGCCAAACGCATTTGCGATGTGCGGAGCGACGTCATCTTTGTTGTGGTGGGCAGCGACCGTGTCGCCTATGGCGGCGACTTAAACCATATCGAGGAGCAATCGTTCCGCGAACATGTGCTTAAACAGGATAACTACGACCTCAGCCGCTTCATTTTCACCGGCCGTATTCCCACGCCGGATCTCGTGAATGTCCTCAGCCTCAGTGATTTGCATATCTATCTCACTGTCCCATTCGTGTTGAGTTGGTCGCTGATGAATGCGCTGTCGGTGGGCTGCACGGTCTTGGCCTCCGATACGGCTCCGGTCCAAGAGATGATCGAGCACGAAAAAAACGGGCTACTCGCCGGTTTCGCCGATGTCGACGCGCTGACCGCCCAGGCGATGAAAGTCCTCGACGACCCCGCAGCCTTCCGCCATCTCGGCCAAGCAGGCATGGAGATGATCCAGGAACACTACAGCCTGGAGAAGAAGACGCCGCAACTGCTTGATCTATTTGAGCGGACTGTGAATGAGGCATCCCGGTCGTAA
- a CDS encoding iron-containing alcohol dehydrogenase gives MARSAPFKPTVLIVVVCIVAAIVVGALDGVQETRETDARTKQAPMSLTASQLRQALDRQVDVDVDRLPLKRAIESAVAEQGILVRFDETAFNDDIFTKPVTMHLKQIALRDVLSLLLVPRGGAYVENRGTLLVTSESSAAYMLETHFYRLPDLVDGDGPVDAEAMTYLILRNVARESWGQPFGQGTITDVENGLWIRHTQAVHRELQSLYRQLDRFYAHPGGCDYPAQPGAPASAQDLAISLRLEQPVNVDFVDTPLVDALHELANRCRINIWLDEQSLSDEGISPDSPINDDIEEISLKAALHTMFLPWQLTFVVEHGVLFVTTPRIAEEKEIARIYDVRRIIVGDDYDSICNLIGTTVAPDSWPASTGPVQIGVLPGMLVVSQTQSVHAEIAQLLFDIQRIRTTPRIQRPAPMPSNRQRRVEAWIQQLLSENVNLVVEDEPLFGVLKTLAKMHDIPLWLDKVTLFDEGINPDSPVSITASGVTLESCLQTILKPLDLVAIYDNEQLRITTRRIAEEEFTIRVYDVVDLAEKIEPVPAVHRQHQGGGFQGAGFRGQGQFQVGSDDFQGGRFIRHVPVVDPPVDPAVQEQYRIADATQQIADTLRSDLAIETWDSTGGYGSVQAFQDMLVVRQTEAVHKKIVRRLQEMRRTLVDGP, from the coding sequence ATGGCGCGTTCTGCACCTTTCAAACCTACGGTATTGATCGTCGTGGTGTGCATTGTGGCCGCTATTGTGGTGGGTGCGTTGGACGGTGTGCAGGAGACACGCGAGACCGACGCCAGAACAAAACAGGCTCCGATGTCACTGACCGCCAGTCAGCTTCGCCAAGCACTTGATCGGCAGGTTGACGTTGACGTCGACAGATTGCCGTTGAAGCGCGCGATTGAATCGGCAGTCGCAGAGCAGGGGATTCTGGTCCGTTTTGACGAGACCGCATTCAACGACGACATTTTTACTAAACCGGTCACCATGCATTTGAAACAAATTGCCCTGCGTGACGTGTTGTCGTTATTGCTCGTGCCACGCGGCGGCGCGTACGTGGAGAATCGCGGCACGCTGTTGGTGACCTCCGAAAGTTCCGCCGCTTACATGCTAGAAACGCATTTCTATCGGTTGCCGGATTTGGTGGACGGTGATGGACCAGTTGATGCAGAAGCCATGACTTATTTGATCCTAAGGAATGTAGCTCGCGAAAGTTGGGGGCAACCGTTCGGTCAGGGCACGATCACCGATGTCGAGAATGGCCTCTGGATTCGCCATACGCAAGCGGTGCACCGTGAACTCCAGAGCCTCTACAGGCAACTCGACCGTTTTTACGCCCATCCGGGCGGCTGTGATTATCCTGCGCAGCCGGGAGCCCCCGCATCCGCTCAAGATCTTGCGATCAGCCTGCGCCTTGAACAGCCGGTTAATGTGGATTTTGTAGATACGCCATTGGTGGATGCGCTGCATGAGCTGGCGAACCGTTGTCGCATCAATATCTGGCTGGACGAACAGAGTCTCTCAGACGAAGGCATTAGCCCGGATTCTCCGATCAATGATGACATCGAAGAGATTTCGTTGAAGGCCGCGCTGCACACAATGTTTTTGCCGTGGCAATTGACGTTTGTCGTTGAACATGGGGTATTATTTGTGACGACGCCACGGATCGCCGAGGAAAAAGAAATTGCACGAATTTATGATGTCCGCCGAATCATTGTTGGAGACGATTACGATTCAATTTGCAATTTGATCGGGACAACAGTGGCCCCCGATTCGTGGCCAGCAAGCACGGGACCTGTACAAATTGGAGTCCTCCCCGGAATGCTCGTGGTCTCTCAGACACAAAGCGTTCACGCCGAAATCGCCCAACTGCTGTTCGACATCCAGCGCATCCGCACAACGCCGCGCATTCAGCGCCCAGCGCCGATGCCGAGCAATCGTCAGCGCCGCGTGGAGGCCTGGATTCAGCAGTTGTTATCGGAAAACGTCAACCTCGTCGTCGAAGACGAGCCGTTGTTCGGCGTGCTGAAAACGCTGGCGAAGATGCACGATATTCCACTCTGGTTGGACAAGGTGACGCTATTTGACGAAGGCATCAATCCCGATTCACCGGTTAGCATCACAGCCTCGGGTGTCACACTAGAATCATGCTTGCAAACAATCCTAAAGCCGTTGGATTTGGTGGCAATTTACGACAACGAGCAACTTCGCATCACTACGCGGCGAATCGCTGAAGAAGAATTCACGATTCGAGTCTATGATGTTGTGGATCTCGCTGAGAAGATCGAGCCTGTCCCCGCTGTTCATCGCCAACATCAAGGTGGCGGATTTCAGGGCGCTGGATTTCGGGGGCAGGGACAGTTTCAAGTCGGCTCCGACGATTTTCAGGGAGGCCGGTTCATCCGCCACGTGCCGGTTGTTGATCCGCCTGTTGATCCGGCGGTTCAGGAGCAATATCGGATTGCCGATGCGACTCAGCAGATAGCGGACACTCTCAGATCCGACCTCGCCATCGAGACTTGGGACAGCACCGGTGGTTACGGCTCAGTCCAGGCTTTCCAGGATATGCTTGTCGTACGTCAAACCGAGGCGGTCCACAAAAAAATCGTCCGCCGTCTCCAGGAGATGCGGCGGACGCTCGTGGATGGTCCTTGA
- a CDS encoding HAD family hydrolase has protein sequence MPKSLDEYAEWLSNRDLLWPMPPEPIAAKATPYLKPLPNIRGVVWNLYGTLLTISEGQLLHRHPQQLPMQIALDKTIKEFNMWNSMSRKPGAPWEYFLHKYDETVDRFAMGGTKKRGQAPEVSSTEIWRTMIGRLQQKDYQFDASFYGSLDDFCEKVAYFFHSCLQGAAAAPGASQALEAVSESGRTQGLLSDAQSFSYTQMLRALRQQGKLRAPENLFAPNCLALSYRVGFRKPSQVLFDTSVQQFEKLGIPAKNVLYISSRIRDDLGVAKKLGMKTALFAGDKSSLDASAEDLKDSAIKPDRLIVELSQIEKILSIS, from the coding sequence ATGCCTAAATCTTTAGACGAGTACGCCGAGTGGCTCAGCAATCGCGATCTGTTGTGGCCGATGCCTCCAGAACCGATTGCGGCCAAGGCGACACCTTACCTGAAACCGTTGCCCAATATTCGGGGCGTGGTGTGGAATCTCTACGGGACGTTGTTGACGATTTCCGAAGGGCAGTTGTTGCACCGACATCCCCAGCAACTCCCCATGCAGATTGCCTTGGACAAGACAATCAAAGAATTCAACATGTGGAATTCCATGAGCCGCAAGCCGGGCGCGCCGTGGGAGTACTTTCTGCACAAATACGATGAGACGGTTGACCGGTTCGCGATGGGGGGCACGAAGAAGCGGGGACAGGCCCCGGAGGTGAGTAGCACCGAGATTTGGCGGACGATGATCGGCCGGTTGCAGCAGAAAGACTATCAGTTTGACGCCTCATTTTATGGCAGTTTGGACGATTTTTGCGAAAAGGTCGCCTATTTTTTCCATTCCTGTCTACAGGGTGCCGCTGCGGCCCCGGGCGCCTCACAGGCGCTAGAAGCTGTTTCGGAATCGGGGCGGACGCAAGGGCTGCTTTCCGACGCGCAGTCCTTTAGCTACACACAAATGTTGCGAGCACTGCGGCAGCAAGGTAAACTACGCGCGCCTGAGAATTTGTTTGCGCCAAATTGTCTTGCGTTATCTTATCGCGTGGGATTTCGGAAACCGTCTCAGGTCTTGTTTGACACGAGCGTGCAACAATTTGAGAAGCTGGGGATTCCCGCCAAAAACGTTTTGTACATCAGTTCACGCATCCGCGATGATTTAGGTGTCGCAAAAAAGCTGGGAATGAAGACCGCGCTGTTTGCCGGCGACAAATCCAGCCTGGACGCCTCAGCGGAGGATCTCAAAGACAGTGCCATCAAACCGGATCGGCTGATCGTCGAACTCTCGCAGATTGAGAAAATCTTGTCGATTTCTTAA
- a CDS encoding BlaI/MecI/CopY family transcriptional regulator: MGKRQPASKAELEIARIVWDLGNATVRQVFEQVDPARELDFKTVQTYLRRLEAKGYLNTQQDGRSKVYSPKVRPRQVIRETVDDFLQRLFDGATLPLVQHLISERDISANEIQELREMLDRWEQDHGNPQDK, translated from the coding sequence ATGGGAAAACGACAACCGGCATCCAAAGCAGAATTGGAGATCGCCCGCATCGTCTGGGATTTGGGCAACGCCACCGTGCGACAGGTCTTTGAACAGGTCGATCCAGCGCGGGAACTCGATTTCAAAACCGTGCAAACCTATCTCCGCCGACTGGAAGCCAAAGGATATCTGAACACCCAACAAGACGGCCGCAGCAAGGTTTACTCCCCCAAAGTCCGGCCCAGGCAAGTCATTCGCGAAACGGTCGACGATTTTCTGCAGCGGCTCTTCGATGGGGCCACACTGCCGTTGGTGCAACATTTGATTTCAGAACGAGACATCTCGGCCAACGAAATCCAAGAACTCCGCGAGATGCTCGATCGTTGGGAACAGGATCATGGGAACCCTCAAGACAAGTGA